In Brevinematia bacterium, the DNA window GTATTTCTACCAAGTTCTGCATCTCCGTTCTTATTTCCTTTACATCCATAGCAACGGGACTTATTAAAAAGTTTATTCTTTTATTATTTTCTAGTTCTCTTCTTATAGCAGCTTCTAGTCTTTTAAGTGTTTCCTCTCCTACAAACTGGTCTTTGAAAGATGCAAGTAAGGTTAGGTTATTCGCGTTTGTGTTTAAAACCGCTATGTTTAACAGGGCATTATCGTATTTTATTAGGTTTGCTATTGGTCTAAAAATACTATTCCCTACTATTACTCTATCTAAAGAGTTTTCTTCCATAGGGATTATATTTCTTACATGCACGATTTTATCATACTCGTATACATTTCCCTTGTATTCTACTACTATCATATCTCCTACTTTTATATAAGTTTCCTCTGGAGAGATTGGAAATAAAGTAATCTTTCCTGCCACAGTATCTTTTATTAAATAAGCATTTCCGGAAATTATATAGTCATAAACTATAACTTCTACTAACTCATCTGGCGTAAGAAGTCCATTGCCAAGCACTCCTTTTTTATCCTCTACACCCATTCTATTAAGAGCATTAACTATTGCCTCTATGCCGGCTATAACCCACACATTACTTAACAACTCCTTTTTAACATCTCCCCCTACGTCTGAACCAACTACTACTATTCCATATTCCTTTGCTTTCTTTCTAAAAAGTCCCAATAAATCCATACATACCTCCTACTACATTACCAAAAAGTTTACTTCACGGAAGGTAACTGTAATACTATAAATTATTGCATACCTCATAGCATCTATGCAGTGGTCATTAACTTTTACAATCTCATCCTCAATTAGTCCTTCCCTATTTACTTTATAGGAATACGTTTCTATCTCCTTAAGTGTGTTTACTGCAGTTTCAGAAAAGTATATTTTCTCTTGTAAAAGCCTTTGTATCTGTTCAAACACCCTTCCTTTTATACTTCCAACCACACTAAACCCTGCGTTCCTAATCTCTACTATTCTTTGTGGCTCCGAGCTATCTGCTACTATTAGTTCTTTTACTCCTATTTGTCTTAACAGCTCCACAAGGTCTGCATTAGTAATGTGAGATATTTTATAGTCTTCTAAAACAACATACTCTCCGCTTTCAGTAACCCCCACTTTAACTATTGCTGTTGGATTATTATAACCAAAATCCACTCCCCACAAAATGTCTCTAAACTTAAGTTTATTAACCTGTTCCTTAGTTAGAATGTAAGGATTTTTAAACACCAACCTTTCACTTTCTTTTGCAAAATCCCCCTCCAAATAAATTTTTCTGCTAACTCCTTGTAGCTTTTGCAGTATTTGTATTTGCTCTTCAGACACAAACGGATTATCCCACACAGTTACTTTTAAAGTATTACTTGGGTATGTAAGTATAAGCTTATGTAACCACTCTCGGTATAGCGGATTAAAGCTTAATATAACCTTTTTCTCTCCCACCCTAGCTCTTAAAGATGCCTGTATATAATCCTCTTCTGAAAACTCCGTTGCTTCTTCCATCCAGACTATACTTGCCTCTATTCCTTTAATTTTTTCCACTTCGTCCAAACCCCTAAAGAATATTTCAGAACCGTTTTCCAATATCATTTCCGAGTATCTGGTAAAGTTTCTAAAGCCCAAATTATACAACATCGTGTAAAATAACTTCCACACGGAATATCTTAGTGTGCTAGCATACTTCCTTAACACCAAGGCTGTCTGTTTCTTTGTAAGTAGTTTTGTTATTATATACTGTGCAATCGTATAGGACTTCCCAGCCATACTTCCCCCGTATACCACTACTGGACTGCTGGATACATCTATGTGCTTGTATATTTTTTCATTTACCCTTATCTTCAGCATCTTCTACCTTCCTTAGCCTAGGTTTTACAAACTCAATAACTATCTTAGTTTCCTCTTCTCTTTTAAAGTCTTCCTTATACCTACTCTCCAAATATTTTAGTAAAAACTCTGCATCTTTGTAATTATCTCCGGAAATTATGTTTAGAACTTTCTGTATTACCCAACCTTGGTGCTTTCCTATTCCTCTTTCTCTCGCAAAATGTAAATCCTTATAAAGCTTATAGTAGTTGTTCTTAACACTATCATTCTTGCCTTTTGCTAATATGTTATACCATTGTCTTTTACTTATTCCTAATAAAGCTGCAACAACGGTATCGGTGTAACCTTGCGTATACAATTCTTCCACCAACTCCACTAAGTCTCTTTTTTCACCGTTATATTCTATTTTCCTTTTTAGTTTACCTTTAGCCATACATTTATTTTAAAACAATCAAAAAAAGTGAAGTATATAAAAACGGCATATAACAGTTGTGCCTTTTTACGAGGCAAGGAAGTAGATAAAATTTACACACAACGGTTTTATACAGTTTTTGCAACCATTTTAAAACTGTTTTGCAACCGTTTTGCACACTTTGTGCACACACTTTGCAACTATTTTGCATACTACCTCTTACTATTTGAC includes these proteins:
- a CDS encoding PBSX family phage terminase large subunit, yielding MLKIRVNEKIYKHIDVSSSPVVVYGGSMAGKSYTIAQYIITKLLTKKQTALVLRKYASTLRYSVWKLFYTMLYNLGFRNFTRYSEMILENGSEIFFRGLDEVEKIKGIEASIVWMEEATEFSEEDYIQASLRARVGEKKVILSFNPLYREWLHKLILTYPSNTLKVTVWDNPFVSEEQIQILQKLQGVSRKIYLEGDFAKESERLVFKNPYILTKEQVNKLKFRDILWGVDFGYNNPTAIVKVGVTESGEYVVLEDYKISHITNADLVELLRQIGVKELIVADSSEPQRIVEIRNAGFSVVGSIKGRVFEQIQRLLQEKIYFSETAVNTLKEIETYSYKVNREGLIEDEIVKVNDHCIDAMRYAIIYSITVTFREVNFLVM